One genomic window of Vespula pensylvanica isolate Volc-1 chromosome 12, ASM1446617v1, whole genome shotgun sequence includes the following:
- the LOC122633474 gene encoding histone acetyltransferase KAT2A yields the protein MAAEEINCNTAITSSEDTKQSVTSTSQHAETNKEQNNVRPNEQTSRPNNLQRIQQRKQQMFNWPQLKKLLKLATYSACQVVDCKCTGWKNAQPLTKSPKNEVQQAVTNLFDPCKSCTHILKSHITHLPTQSDEEINKLLGMVIDADNIFMGIHREEDPDTKKVYYYLYKLLRKCILSMTKPTIEGPLGQPPFERPSIAKAVMNFVLYKFGHLSQREWQAMCDMAKMFLHCLNHWNFEAPSTRKATVNSDEAPAYKINYTRWLVFCHVPAFCDSLPHYDTPLVFGRTLLQAVFKPVCRQLMDKCHNERDKITPEKRVLVLTHFPKFLSMLEVEIYSDNSPIWDPEFKQVPPSHLQVNLEPKGSQGRRTGEFEKVTVVPNDKDNFTTINISPGIKKLHEKRPHSESRLDAKRRKNEESFEDLPDETVAEIVATINDPNYMCGPDAVFPPNVPRDETAKIEESRKIIEFHVVGNSLTQPVSKQTMLWLIGLHNVFSHQLPRMPKEYISQLVFDPKHKTLALIKDGRPIGGICFRMFPTQGFTEIVFCAVTSQEQVKGYGTHLMNMLKDYHIKNNILHFLTFADEFAIGYFKKQGFSKDIKLPRAMHQGYIKDYEGATLMHCELNAKIVYTEFTAVIRKQKEIIKKLIQQRQQEIQKIHPGLTCFKEGVRGIPVESIPGIRETGWKSYAQTRTRGVAKGTQGPEPMEACLDITDSLYNALKNVLNSVKNHSAAWPFLKPVDKNDVPDYYDHIKYPMDLKTMTDRLKARYYVTRRLFIADMTRIFTNCRLYNSPDTEYYRCANALEKYFQTRMKEIGLWDK from the exons ATGGCGGCGGAAGAGATAAATTGTAATACAGCAATAACCTCTTCAGAAGACACAAAACAATCTGTAACTAGTACATCACAACATGCAGAAACAAATAAGGAGCAAAACAATGTTAGGCCAAATGAACAAACAAGTCGTCCcaataatttacaaagaatTCAACAAAGAAAACAGCAAATGTTTAATTGGCCtcaattaaaaaagttattgAAATTAGCTACTTATAGTGCCTGTCAGGTTGTAGATTGTAAATGTACTGGTTGGAAAAATGCACAACCTTTAACAAAATCACCTAAAAATGAAGTACAACAAGCAGTTACTAATCTCTTTGATCCATGTAAAAGTTGTACTCATATTTTGAAAAGTCATATTACTCATTTACCGACTCAGTCAgacgaagaaattaataaactatTGGGTATGGTGATTGATgctgataatatatttatgggCATACATAGAGAAGAAGACCCAGAtacaaaaaaagtatattattatttatataagctTCTAAGAAAATGTATACTATCTATGACAAAACCAACAATAGAAGGTCCTTTAGGTCAACCACCATTTGAAAGGCCCAGTATAGCAAAAGCAGTgatgaattttgttttatataaatttggtCACTTATCTCAAAGAGAATGGCAAGCTATGTGCGATATGGcaaaaatgtttttacatTGCTTGAATCATTGGAATTTCGAAGCACCTAGTACTAGAAAAGCAACAGTCAATAGTGACGAGGCACCAGCTTACAAAATAAACTATACACGATGGCTTGTGTTTTGTCATGTACCTGCATTTTGTGACTCTTTACCTCATTATGATACACCATTGGTATTTGGTAGAACTTTGTTACAAGCTGTCTTCAAACCAGTGTGTAGACAATTAATGGATAAATGTCACAATGAAAGAGACAAAATAACCCCTGAAAAAAGAGTTCTTGTCTTGACACATTTTCCaaa ATTTCTTTCTATGCTGGAAGTAGAAATTTATTCAGACAATTCTCCAATTTGGGATCCTGAATTCAAACAAGTACCTCCTTCACATTTACAAGTTAATTTAGAACCAAAAGGAAGTCAAGGAAGGAGAACAGGGGAATTTGAAAAAGTTACAGTTGTTCCAAATGACAAAGACAATTTtacaacaataaatataagtcCGGGAATTAAAAAACTTCATGAAAAAAGACCACATTCTGAAAGTCGATTAGATGCAAAAAGACGGAAAAACGAAGAATCTTTTGAAGATCTTCCCGATGAAACTGTTGCAGAAATTGTTGCGACTATCAACGATCCTAATTACATGTGTGGACCCGACGCTGTATTTCCACCAAATGTACCACGAGACGAAACCgcgaagatagaagaaagtagaaaaattattgagtTTCATGTTGTAGGAAATAGTCTAACACAACCAGTTTCAAAACAAACAATGCTTTGGTTGATTGGTTTACATAATGTTTTCAGCCATCAGTTACCCAGAATGCCAAAAGAATACATATCTCAATTAGTTTTTGATCC GAAACATAAAACTTTAGCTTTAATAAAAGATGGACGTCCTATTGGTGGTATTTGTTTCCGCATGTTTCCAACTCAAGGTTTTACAGAAATAGTATTTTGTGCTGTTACAAGTCAAGAACAAGTAAAAGGATATGGTACACATCTAATGAATATGCTTAAagattatcatataaaaaataatatattacattttctgaCATTTGCGGATGAATTCGCTATCGGTTATTTCAAAAAACAAGGCTTCAGCAAAGACATAAAGTTACCACGTGCGATGCACCAAGGATACATTAAAGATTACGAAGGTGCTACGTTAATGCACTGCGAATTAAATGctaaaattgtatatacgGAATTCACAGCGGTTataagaaaacagaaagagatcattaaaaaattaattcagcAAAGGCAAcaagaaattcaaaaaattcatCCAGGTTTAACATGCTTTAAAGAAGGCGTAAGAGGTATACCAGTAGAATCAATTCCTGGAATACGTGAAACCGGATGGAAAAGTTATGCTCAAACTAGAACGAGAGGTGTAGCTAAAGGAACTCAAGGACCAGAACCAATGGAAGCATGCTTAGACATTACGGATTCGTTGTACAATGCACTCAAAAATGTGCTAAATAGCGTGAAAAATCATAGTGCAGCTTGGCCGTTCTTAAAACCAgtagataaaaatgatgtacCTGATTATTATGATCACATAAAATATCCAATGG ATCTTAAAACTATGACAGATCGTTTAAAAGCTAGATACTATGTAACTAGAAGATTATTTATAGCCGACATGACACGAATTTTTACAAACTGTCGCTTATACAATAGCCCTGACACCGAATATTATAGATGTGCTAATGctctcgaaaaatattttcaaactagaatgaaagaaattggaTTGTGGGacaaataa
- the LOC122633476 gene encoding putative uncharacterized protein DDB_G0277255, giving the protein MSNALPSRGLVNGENNELGAVAAATTAAPSVFPGRSGGGDAADIVFNGCGSGGGNGGGGGGGGGGAGGGNGRSSGEREEERGSGGYVVTVSTDEGVVGVVDLHDANLDPRVTPVNFPEIRSSRDASTPARDCYADGNANAAPEYREVCSLTNVSTSLGLDGGITTNTATATTSTTTTTTTTTTTTTTITTTTTAAPATATAIAAITTNIIATATITIETSTIATTKTTTTTTTTTALRVATYDNDNMVAAMNEHLSTSSATSGARTSVSTTTTTTSNVATSNNNNNNNNNNNNSSCPRNEFQSNVDEESKSVAGILSFPCDFDHMYASMTDGGTPAAATATSALGVSPLRGNEPRQNDLTEVKHLKELLLLHLDLIQQQSEQIVTKDKLLAALRQENETLKLRLERMDRRVNLQKLRSESSENSILSEHIGACSPPSLNSVTIPSTSDIHKSIQSESSNTQYNESFKIRLNTSGGITTVKQECNDNQGKHEKQDIGNESRLEWEEKKKRRSDPTPLSGGIKRKRGVSCSSTISNDTTSTIQDKQLSHESSRKTDRKGKSLVRKESFLTTEEHYYTAVGDPNYTLSLKESSPPDINTTLEVPNWRVKVYTSCYTMEGTENLDDEIFNKRHLKLENDERRRKRWDVQRIREQRHIEKLKQRQERQNHQATCYNTNHTGPCPSTMEEEAVTSLWPDVEQIQSLQVDHQLPVTAFGAPIPSFTPSEFSLPWTHMVLTKSRCPKRSTGRRKTSRR; this is encoded by the exons ATGTCAAACGCATTGCCGTCGCGAGGACTCGTGAACGGTGAGAATAACGAGCTCGGTGCTGTCGCTGCCGCTACCACTGCTGCTCCCAGTGTCTTTCCTGGtcgtagtggtggtggtgatgccGCTGATATTGTTTTCAATGGTTGTGgcagtggtggtggtaatggtggcggtggtggtggtggtggtggtggagctGGAGGAGGTAATGGTAGGAGtagtggagaaagagaagaagaaagaggtagTGGAGGATACGTCGTTACCGTTTCTACCGACGAGGGCGTCGTCGGCGTCGTGGATTTACACGACGCGAATTTGGATCCACGAGTGACGCCGGTAAATTTTCCTGAAATACGTTCATCGCGGGACGCGTCGACACCGGCTCGCGATTGCTACGCCGATGGCAACGCTAATGCCGCTCCCGAATATCGCGAAGTGTGTTCTCTAACGAACGTCTCGACGTCGTTGGGACTTGACGGTGGTATCACGACGAacactgctactgctactacttctactactactactactactactaccactaccactactactacaattactactaccactactgcTGCtcctgctactgctactgctattgCTGCTATTACTACCAACATCATCGCTActgctactattactatcgAAACGAGTACAATagcaacgacgaagacgacgacgacgacgacgacaacgacggcgCTGAGGGTCGCGACgtacgacaacgacaacatgGTCGCGGCGATGAACGAGCACTTGTCCACCTCGTCGGCGACGAGCGGTGCACGCACGAGTGTTTCTACAACTACAACGACGACTAGTAACGTCGCCACgagtaacaacaacaacaacaacaacaacaacaacaacaacagtagCTGTCCGCGGAACGAATTCCAGAGTAACGTAGACGAGGAGAGCAAATCCGTCGCTGGGATACTTAGTTTTCCTTGCGATTTTGATCACATGTACGCCAGCATGACCGACGGCGGGACGCCGGCCGCAGCAACGGCGACCTCCGCTCTCGGTGTAAGCCCGTTAAGGGGTAACGAGCCACGTCAGAACGATCTAACCGAGGTCAAGCACCTTAAAGAATTGTTATTACTTCATTTGGATCTTATTCAGCAACAATCGGAGCAAATCGTTACAAAGGATAAACTTCTTGCTGCTCTTCGACAGGAAAATGAGACG CTCAAATTGCGTTTGGAACGTATGGACAGACGAGTAAATTTGCAAAAACTAAGGTCCGAAAGTAgtgaaaattctattttatctgaACATATAGGTGCATGTTCTCCTCCCAGTTTAAACTCAGTGACTATACCATCAACCAGTGATATTCACAAAAGTATTCAATCTGAATCTAGTAATACGCAATATAATGAAAGTTTTAAAATACGCTTGAATACCAGTGGTGGAATTACTACGGTCAAACAAGAATGTAATGATAATCAAGGTAAGCATGAGAAACAGGACATTGGCAACGAATCTAGACTAGAgtgggaagaaaagaaaaaacgaagatctGATCCAACACCGTTATCTGGTggcattaaaagaaaaagaggagttTCTTGTTCGTCTACAATTAGTAATGACACAACTTCGACGATACAGGACAAACAATTAAGTCATGAAAGTAGTCGAAAAAcggatagaaaaggaaaatctcTTGTAAGAAAGGAATCGTTTTTAACGACAGAAGAACATTATTATACAGCAGTCGGTGATCCAAATTATACATTAAGTTTGAAAGAATCATCTCCACCAGATATAAATACTACGTTAGAAGTTCCCAATTGGAGAGTTAAGGTATATACTAGCTGTTATACGATGGAAGGAACAGAGAATCTTGAtgatgaaattttcaataaaaggCACTTGAAGCTAGAGAACgacgaaaggagaagaaaaagatgggaTGTACAAAGGATAAG agAGCAAAGGcacatagaaaaattaaaacaaaggCAAGAACGACAAAATCATCAAGCTACTTGTTATAATACAAATCATACTGGTCCATGTCCGTCGACAATGGAAGAGGAGGCTGTGACATCTTTGTGGCCTGATGTAGAACAGATACAAAGTCTTCAAGTGGATCATCAGTTGCCAGTTACTGCATTCGGCGCTCCTATACCTAGTTTTACTCCAAG tgaATTTTCCTTACCTTGGACTCACATGGTTCTAACAAAAAGTCGATGTCCTAAAAGATCtacaggaagaagaaaaacatctAGGAGATAA